Proteins from a genomic interval of Phlebotomus papatasi isolate M1 chromosome 3, Ppap_2.1, whole genome shotgun sequence:
- the LOC129806238 gene encoding developmental protein eyes absent isoform X2 encodes MVTLMPCSYISASRCGLIDKMIEPKVKRSRVDDSDPNDRNRIYTPNSQLCNSSSLATTATPAGGNLVSHSYAQTPLLSLAGSSRCSAPSSGTILRQTTNPTTSGLLQASPGCDGGAGVNMSPGLLGIGSSGGPGTLQQESTPIGMSHWLSEGTVKSEARSPGIDSAPTASLAASSHLDTSLFCPGGSTATLDALQNSTNSYEHKQDYYNYYNSMQQYAPSFYSYGTPYTSRTPAKIPSPNAYLSSTYASATSNNNSSQIYGSYGYNNFSQFPSAAQQDYSSCYYNEQYGGYYNAAAAASYSPYVSSPGSSGSQGFHAALALSESPSDEAPGTPTLMTTHSPTSPLSVSPSIGAKTVGGKVGRARGRRHAHPSPTRSSVSESGTQENAKTPERVFVWDLDETIIIFHSLLTGTYANRYSKDPNHIVQLGFRMEEMIFNMADSHFFFNDIEECDQVHIDDVSADDNGQDLTTYNFSTDGFHPATQPGAPSICLPTGVRGGVEWMRKLAFRYRKIKDIYNSYKNNVGGLLGPQKREQWLEIRKDIEIATDNWPTLAFKCLNMIAQRENCVNVLVTTTQLVPALAKVLLFGLGQIFPIENIYSATKIGNESCFERIVTRFGRKSTYVVVGDGQDEEVAAKNLNFPFWRISSHSDIKSLYTALDMGFL; translated from the exons ATGGTGACATTAATGCCATGTAGTTATATATCAGCCTCCCGCTGTGGACTGATTGATAAAATGATAGAGCCAAAG GTTAAAAGATCAAGAGTCGATGATAGTGACCCTAATGatcgaaatag AATCTACACGCCCAATAGTCAGTTGTGCAATTCAAGCTCCCTGGCCACCACAGCAACTCCCGCCGGCGGCAATCTGGTGAGCCATTCCTACGCCCAAACACCTTTGCTTTCGCTGGCGGGCTCGAGTCGATGCAGTGCCCCATCCAGTGGTACCATCCTGCGCCAGACCACGAATCCCACCACCTCCGGACTCCTCCAGGCCTCACCCGGCTGCGATGGAGGTGCCGGTGTGAATATGTCACCGGGACTCCTGGGCATCGGCTCATCAGGTGGCCCCGGAACTCTCCAG CAGGAAAGCACCCCAATTGGGATGTCGCATTGGCTCTCTGAAGGCACTGTGAAGTCTGAGGCTCGAAGTCCAGGCATCGATTCAGCTCCAACAGCATCCCTAGCTGCATCCAGTCACTTGGATACTTCTCTCTTCTGTCCCGGAGGATCCACAGCTACCCTGGATGCTTTGCAGAACAGCACCAATTCATATGAGCACAAACAGGATTACTACAATTACTACAACAGCATGCAGCAATATGCACCATCCTTCTATTCCTACGGGACTCCCTACACCTCGAGGACACCCGCCAAAATTCCCTCCCCAAATGCCTATCTCTCCTCAACCTATGCCTCTGCCACTTCCAATAACAATTCCTCGCAGATCTACGGATCCTACGGCTACAACAACTTCTCCCAATTCCCTTCAGCTGCTCAGCAGGACTACAGCAGTTGCTACTACAACGAACAATACGGAGGATACTACAATGCAGCTGCTGCTGCAAGTTACTCCCCCTATGTCAGTTCTCCCGGTTCCAGCGGTAGTCAGGGTTTTCATGCGGCACTAGCACTGTCGGAGAGCCCTTCAGATGAAGCTCCAGGAACTCCCACCCTCATGACCACTCACTCCCCAACATCCCCACTGTCTGTGTCACCCAGTATCGGGGCCAAGACAGTTGGAGGCAAGGTTGGCCGAGCTCGAGGACGACGTCATGCGCATCCAAGTCCCACCAGGAGTTCAGTATCCGAAAGCGGAACCCAGGAGAATGCCAAGACGCCCGAAAGGGTTTTTGTATGGGATCTCGATGAGACCATCATCATCTTCCATTCCCTACTGACCGGCACCTATGCCAATCGCTACAGCAAAGATCCCAATCACATTGTCCAGCTGGGATTCCGGATGGAGGAGATGATCTTCAACATGGCAGATTCGCACTTCTTCTTCAATGACATTGAAGAGTGCGATCAGGTGCACATTGACGATGTCTCAGCGGATGACAATGGCCAGGATCTGACCACGTACAATTTCTCCACGGATGGCTTCCATCCGGCAACTCAACCTG GGGCTCCCAGTATTTGTCTGCCCACGGGTGTCCGAGGAGGTGTCGAGTGGATGAGAAAACTCGCCTTCCGCTACAGGAAAATCAAGGATATTTACAATTCGTACAAGAATAA TGTCGGAGGTCTTCTGGGGCCACAGAAGAGGGAGCAGTGGCTGGAAATTCGAAAGGATATAGAAATAGCCACGGACAATTGGCCAACATTGGCCTTCAAGTGTCTCAACATGATCGCACAACGAGAGAATTGTGTTAACGTCCTCGTGACGACAACCCAGCTTGTTCCTGCCCTTGCCAAGGTCCTCCTCTTCGGACTGGGACAGATATTCCCCATTGAGAATATCTACAGTGCCACGAAGATAGGTAAT
- the LOC129806238 gene encoding developmental protein eyes absent isoform X3 — MVTLMPCSYISASRCGLIDKMIEPKVKRSRVDDSDPNDRNRIYTPNSQLCNSSSLATTATPAGGNLVSHSYAQTPLLSLAGSSRCSAPSSGTILRQTTNPTTSGLLQASPGCDGGAGVNMSPGLLGIGSSGGPGTLQESTPIGMSHWLSEGTVKSEARSPGIDSAPTASLAASSHLDTSLFCPGGSTATLDALQNSTNSYEHKQDYYNYYNSMQQYAPSFYSYGTPYTSRTPAKIPSPNAYLSSTYASATSNNNSSQIYGSYGYNNFSQFPSAAQQDYSSCYYNEQYGGYYNAAAAASYSPYVSSPGSSGSQGFHAALALSESPSDEAPGTPTLMTTHSPTSPLSVSPSIGAKTVGGKVGRARGRRHAHPSPTRSSVSESGTQENAKTPERVFVWDLDETIIIFHSLLTGTYANRYSKDPNHIVQLGFRMEEMIFNMADSHFFFNDIEECDQVHIDDVSADDNGQDLTTYNFSTDGFHPATQPGAPSICLPTGVRGGVEWMRKLAFRYRKIKDIYNSYKNNVGGLLGPQKREQWLEIRKDIEIATDNWPTLAFKCLNMIAQRENCVNVLVTTTQLVPALAKVLLFGLGQIFPIENIYSATKIGKESCFERIVTRFGRKSTYVVVGDGQDEEVAAKNLNFPFWRISSHSDIKSLYTALDMGFL; from the exons ATGGTGACATTAATGCCATGTAGTTATATATCAGCCTCCCGCTGTGGACTGATTGATAAAATGATAGAGCCAAAG GTTAAAAGATCAAGAGTCGATGATAGTGACCCTAATGatcgaaatag AATCTACACGCCCAATAGTCAGTTGTGCAATTCAAGCTCCCTGGCCACCACAGCAACTCCCGCCGGCGGCAATCTGGTGAGCCATTCCTACGCCCAAACACCTTTGCTTTCGCTGGCGGGCTCGAGTCGATGCAGTGCCCCATCCAGTGGTACCATCCTGCGCCAGACCACGAATCCCACCACCTCCGGACTCCTCCAGGCCTCACCCGGCTGCGATGGAGGTGCCGGTGTGAATATGTCACCGGGACTCCTGGGCATCGGCTCATCAGGTGGCCCCGGAACTCTCCAG GAAAGCACCCCAATTGGGATGTCGCATTGGCTCTCTGAAGGCACTGTGAAGTCTGAGGCTCGAAGTCCAGGCATCGATTCAGCTCCAACAGCATCCCTAGCTGCATCCAGTCACTTGGATACTTCTCTCTTCTGTCCCGGAGGATCCACAGCTACCCTGGATGCTTTGCAGAACAGCACCAATTCATATGAGCACAAACAGGATTACTACAATTACTACAACAGCATGCAGCAATATGCACCATCCTTCTATTCCTACGGGACTCCCTACACCTCGAGGACACCCGCCAAAATTCCCTCCCCAAATGCCTATCTCTCCTCAACCTATGCCTCTGCCACTTCCAATAACAATTCCTCGCAGATCTACGGATCCTACGGCTACAACAACTTCTCCCAATTCCCTTCAGCTGCTCAGCAGGACTACAGCAGTTGCTACTACAACGAACAATACGGAGGATACTACAATGCAGCTGCTGCTGCAAGTTACTCCCCCTATGTCAGTTCTCCCGGTTCCAGCGGTAGTCAGGGTTTTCATGCGGCACTAGCACTGTCGGAGAGCCCTTCAGATGAAGCTCCAGGAACTCCCACCCTCATGACCACTCACTCCCCAACATCCCCACTGTCTGTGTCACCCAGTATCGGGGCCAAGACAGTTGGAGGCAAGGTTGGCCGAGCTCGAGGACGACGTCATGCGCATCCAAGTCCCACCAGGAGTTCAGTATCCGAAAGCGGAACCCAGGAGAATGCCAAGACGCCCGAAAGGGTTTTTGTATGGGATCTCGATGAGACCATCATCATCTTCCATTCCCTACTGACCGGCACCTATGCCAATCGCTACAGCAAAGATCCCAATCACATTGTCCAGCTGGGATTCCGGATGGAGGAGATGATCTTCAACATGGCAGATTCGCACTTCTTCTTCAATGACATTGAAGAGTGCGATCAGGTGCACATTGACGATGTCTCAGCGGATGACAATGGCCAGGATCTGACCACGTACAATTTCTCCACGGATGGCTTCCATCCGGCAACTCAACCTG GGGCTCCCAGTATTTGTCTGCCCACGGGTGTCCGAGGAGGTGTCGAGTGGATGAGAAAACTCGCCTTCCGCTACAGGAAAATCAAGGATATTTACAATTCGTACAAGAATAA TGTCGGAGGTCTTCTGGGGCCACAGAAGAGGGAGCAGTGGCTGGAAATTCGAAAGGATATAGAAATAGCCACGGACAATTGGCCAACATTGGCCTTCAAGTGTCTCAACATGATCGCACAACGAGAGAATTGTGTTAACGTCCTCGTGACGACAACCCAGCTTGTTCCTGCCCTTGCCAAGGTCCTCCTCTTCGGACTGGGACAGATATTCCCCATTGAGAATATCTACAGTGCCACGAAGATAG
- the LOC129806238 gene encoding developmental protein eyes absent isoform X1 produces the protein MVTLMPCSYISASRCGLIDKMIEPKVKRSRVDDSDPNDRNRIYTPNSQLCNSSSLATTATPAGGNLVSHSYAQTPLLSLAGSSRCSAPSSGTILRQTTNPTTSGLLQASPGCDGGAGVNMSPGLLGIGSSGGPGTLQQESTPIGMSHWLSEGTVKSEARSPGIDSAPTASLAASSHLDTSLFCPGGSTATLDALQNSTNSYEHKQDYYNYYNSMQQYAPSFYSYGTPYTSRTPAKIPSPNAYLSSTYASATSNNNSSQIYGSYGYNNFSQFPSAAQQDYSSCYYNEQYGGYYNAAAAASYSPYVSSPGSSGSQGFHAALALSESPSDEAPGTPTLMTTHSPTSPLSVSPSIGAKTVGGKVGRARGRRHAHPSPTRSSVSESGTQENAKTPERVFVWDLDETIIIFHSLLTGTYANRYSKDPNHIVQLGFRMEEMIFNMADSHFFFNDIEECDQVHIDDVSADDNGQDLTTYNFSTDGFHPATQPGAPSICLPTGVRGGVEWMRKLAFRYRKIKDIYNSYKNNVGGLLGPQKREQWLEIRKDIEIATDNWPTLAFKCLNMIAQRENCVNVLVTTTQLVPALAKVLLFGLGQIFPIENIYSATKIGKESCFERIVTRFGRKSTYVVVGDGQDEEVAAKNLNFPFWRISSHSDIKSLYTALDMGFL, from the exons ATGGTGACATTAATGCCATGTAGTTATATATCAGCCTCCCGCTGTGGACTGATTGATAAAATGATAGAGCCAAAG GTTAAAAGATCAAGAGTCGATGATAGTGACCCTAATGatcgaaatag AATCTACACGCCCAATAGTCAGTTGTGCAATTCAAGCTCCCTGGCCACCACAGCAACTCCCGCCGGCGGCAATCTGGTGAGCCATTCCTACGCCCAAACACCTTTGCTTTCGCTGGCGGGCTCGAGTCGATGCAGTGCCCCATCCAGTGGTACCATCCTGCGCCAGACCACGAATCCCACCACCTCCGGACTCCTCCAGGCCTCACCCGGCTGCGATGGAGGTGCCGGTGTGAATATGTCACCGGGACTCCTGGGCATCGGCTCATCAGGTGGCCCCGGAACTCTCCAG CAGGAAAGCACCCCAATTGGGATGTCGCATTGGCTCTCTGAAGGCACTGTGAAGTCTGAGGCTCGAAGTCCAGGCATCGATTCAGCTCCAACAGCATCCCTAGCTGCATCCAGTCACTTGGATACTTCTCTCTTCTGTCCCGGAGGATCCACAGCTACCCTGGATGCTTTGCAGAACAGCACCAATTCATATGAGCACAAACAGGATTACTACAATTACTACAACAGCATGCAGCAATATGCACCATCCTTCTATTCCTACGGGACTCCCTACACCTCGAGGACACCCGCCAAAATTCCCTCCCCAAATGCCTATCTCTCCTCAACCTATGCCTCTGCCACTTCCAATAACAATTCCTCGCAGATCTACGGATCCTACGGCTACAACAACTTCTCCCAATTCCCTTCAGCTGCTCAGCAGGACTACAGCAGTTGCTACTACAACGAACAATACGGAGGATACTACAATGCAGCTGCTGCTGCAAGTTACTCCCCCTATGTCAGTTCTCCCGGTTCCAGCGGTAGTCAGGGTTTTCATGCGGCACTAGCACTGTCGGAGAGCCCTTCAGATGAAGCTCCAGGAACTCCCACCCTCATGACCACTCACTCCCCAACATCCCCACTGTCTGTGTCACCCAGTATCGGGGCCAAGACAGTTGGAGGCAAGGTTGGCCGAGCTCGAGGACGACGTCATGCGCATCCAAGTCCCACCAGGAGTTCAGTATCCGAAAGCGGAACCCAGGAGAATGCCAAGACGCCCGAAAGGGTTTTTGTATGGGATCTCGATGAGACCATCATCATCTTCCATTCCCTACTGACCGGCACCTATGCCAATCGCTACAGCAAAGATCCCAATCACATTGTCCAGCTGGGATTCCGGATGGAGGAGATGATCTTCAACATGGCAGATTCGCACTTCTTCTTCAATGACATTGAAGAGTGCGATCAGGTGCACATTGACGATGTCTCAGCGGATGACAATGGCCAGGATCTGACCACGTACAATTTCTCCACGGATGGCTTCCATCCGGCAACTCAACCTG GGGCTCCCAGTATTTGTCTGCCCACGGGTGTCCGAGGAGGTGTCGAGTGGATGAGAAAACTCGCCTTCCGCTACAGGAAAATCAAGGATATTTACAATTCGTACAAGAATAA TGTCGGAGGTCTTCTGGGGCCACAGAAGAGGGAGCAGTGGCTGGAAATTCGAAAGGATATAGAAATAGCCACGGACAATTGGCCAACATTGGCCTTCAAGTGTCTCAACATGATCGCACAACGAGAGAATTGTGTTAACGTCCTCGTGACGACAACCCAGCTTGTTCCTGCCCTTGCCAAGGTCCTCCTCTTCGGACTGGGACAGATATTCCCCATTGAGAATATCTACAGTGCCACGAAGATAG
- the LOC129806797 gene encoding uncharacterized protein LOC129806797 — protein sequence MATHMSSNDELKRLHRERGDCKRTLTLLQKKLPTTSITESLSQTLTNEVYAIQMKFEKIHHQLLDATEDDEEQSLKEEKEADAFLERCLDMKLQLGALVEQSRSHTTGSGQTLDTNDMATVLTNQTDILRKMMEMQRGSPSSGNQSRTKLPHLDLPRFDGQYTDWLNFRDAFESTIHNNEDLKPYQKMQYLKMALKGSAAEDIGNVQICDANYEPTWTRLKENYEKKINLVESFIDQFMAQSKKKVDSFTDLQNAARKYRQIFDSLNAMGDDCMKLDVWLIYLMKLNMSEQFRTKWEEGRDTEKMPDIEDFFSFLKRTTDIMQRANPGSITKSSSKTEDKGFVKSNKGGIKSHHTEVQKDLMCAQCGESHVLYMCDSFKMLSIDDRRKLVNKSLLCFNCLRGKHSSKKCQSQSRCRYCGQAHHSLLHLGSQTGQFGNQPASQHNPKAVQISGQTQVVQNSVQEPQLKLQDSTTVPDTSQVSTKSMVTTHHSSVLQRALLPTALVHIKDVSGEDQVCRILIDGGGECTMVSEECAQRLGLPRRNARIPVTGAGEVTVGYTKGIVQLNISSLHDKVRKIQADAYVMHKVTSLLPPVSLSHKAWSHVDSLMLADPTFKTPGKIDVILGAEYAHEVNLPHILKGKEDEPIAQLTIFGWIVAGKVEGQPQKITSLHTQCNLDETLKRFWETENVPRERKKLYTDEEKHAEEHFSKTHSRDETGRYVVRLAFKDKHDALGDSSSAAMARLYAMERRFARNPQFHTDYKKFMDEYKDLGHMEEVPPEELIKPDAEKYILPHQAVLRPSSETTKLRVVFDASASTRPRNPSLNDILAVGPILQDDLLSILLRFRTYEVAFSADVEKMYRQISVAPEDRDYQRILWRNDNSQQVKTFRLSTVTYGTSSAPYLATKVLQQMANDYSDEFPEASKVILNSFYMDDLLCGASNMEEARKLRQDIQEVLQRGMFSLRKWSSNSSGLLEELPPDMQALSPEEVKGQSKTITALGLRWSPGSDEFSLIIETLSKVTTKREFCAATAKIFDPLGFISPVTVKLKSMFQSLWLTGIGWDDPIPQDLSDEYQKMLFQFGCLKDVSINRCLPSTDGVIELHGFSDASEKAYGSVIYARGQDAHGNIMTSILIAKSRVAPVKCVSIPRLELNGCLLLAELMEKVKAAIPNKDVKMYAWTDFMVALQWIQDTPRKWNTYVANRAALIQEITPPSIWRHVPTSDNPADCVSRGISPEELMAHQLWWHGPQWLLREEENWPANPVKKCITNEEKSSKVKVFVTQEENDTSVIGQLIAKNSNYLTTIREFSYVLRFIHNCFAKENDRLTGFLSVSEQNQALNRIWAHIQQKCFPEEYKCCVSGKSVPKSSKLRKLVPFLDDNGVMRVKGRLQNADVTDEARHPIILPSHHKFVQDLVRFTHEMYLHTGATHTQCILRAKYWIIGMRSLVKGIVRKCVRCARIRPKLETPFMGDLPAVRVQQNRPFYNTGCDFAGPFQFRSSYLRKSVITKGYLCIFICMVTKSVHLEAVTDLSTEKFIASLRRFTARRGQCGTLYCDNATNFVGATGASRDERIRGIRDHNHKVVKFMSSLGTQFHYIPAYSPTFGGLWERGVGSVKSHIKKVIGDTPLTYEEFSTVLAQIEACINSRPLCAMSSEVDDLQPLTPAHFLVGHPLTLPPGPELMDMNPNRLSRWNLLQRFVQHFWRRWHQEYITTLQNRPKWCTSTKNLEIGDLVLVREPNMRLSSWKMARIIATHPGRDNVVRVVTIKTQEGMQKRAVNTLAKLPVDSSVEDSLNPGNM from the coding sequence ATGGCAACACACATGTCATCGAATGATGAACTCAAACGCTTGCACAGGGAGAGAGGCGATTGCAAGAGAACACTCACACTTCTTCAGAAGAAGCTACCAACGACAAGTATCACTGAATCGCTCTCTCAAACACTCACGAATGAAGTCTATGCAATTCAAATGAAGTTCGAAAAGATCCATCATCAACTTTTGGATGCCACAGAAGATGATGAGGAACAGTCACTGAAGGAAGAAAAGGAAGCTGATGCTTTTCTTGAGCGATGTCTAGACATGAAGCTTCAACTTGGGGCTCTTGTCGAACAAAGCAGGTCTCATACCACGGGGTCTGGTCAAACTCTTGACACGAATGACATGGCAACTGTTCTCACGAATCAGACAGACATCCTgaggaaaatgatggaaatgcaaaGAGGTTCACCGTCTTCCGGGAATCAATCTCGCACAAAGCTTCCGCATTTGGATCTTCCAAGGTTTGATGGTCAGTATACGGATTGGCTGAACTTCCGAGATGCCTTTGAAAGCACTATCCACAACAATGAAGACCTTAAGCCATATCAGAAAATGCAGTACTTGAAAATGGCACTTAAGGGCAGTGCAGCAGAAGACATAGGTAATGTTCAGATTTGTGACGCCAATTACGAGCCCACATGGACCAGATTGAAGGAAAATTATGAGAAGAAGATTAATCTGGTCGAATCATTCATTGATCAATTTATGGCTCAGTCTAAGAAGAAAGTGGATAGTTTCACTGACCTTCAAAATGCTGCAAGGAAATATCGTcagatatttgacagcttgaatgCTATGGGAGATGACTGTATGAAGCTCGATGTATGGTTGATCTACCTCATGAAGCTCAATATGAGTGAGCAATTTCGCACAAAATGGGAGGAAGGTAGAGATACGGAGAAGATGCCAGACATTGAGGATTTCTTTAGTTTTCTGAAAAGGACTACTGATATCATGCAGCGAGCAAATCCTGGATCAATTACAAAGAGTTCCTCTAAAACTGAAGACAAGGGCTTTGTCAAATCCAACAAGGGAGGAATTAAATCTCACCACACTGAAGTTCAGAAGGATCTAATGTGTGCCCAATGCGGAGAATCTCATGTGCTCTACATGTGTGACAGTTTCAAGATGCTGTCAATCGACGACAGGAGGAAATTGGTGAACAAATCCCTCCTCTGCTTCAACTGTCTTAGGGGGAAGCATTCCTCTAAGAAATGCCAATCACAATCACGGTGCCGTTACTGCGGTCAGGCACATCACAGTTTGCTCCATCTTGGATCGCAAACAGGGCAGTTTGGAAACCAACCTGCATCTCAACACAATCCAAAGGCTGTCCAGATTTCTGGTCAGACACAAGTTGTACAGAACTCTGTACAAGAACCACAACTGAAGCTTCAGGATTCGACCACGGTTCCTGACACTTCTCAAGTCTCTACAAAGTCCATGGTAACTACACATCACTCATCGGTGCTCCAGCGTGCCCTTCTTCCCACTGCCTTGGTTCATATCAAAGATGTCAGTGGAGAAGATCAAGTCTGTCGTATCCTGATCGACGGAGGAGGAGAGTGTACCATGGTTTCCGAGGAGTGTGCTCAACGACTCGGACTTCCGAGAAGGAATGCTAGGATTCCTGTGACAGGAGCAGGAGAAGTGACAGTTGGATACACGAAGGGAATTGTTCAACTGAACATTTCATCACTACACGACAAAGTACGTAAGATCCAGGCGGATGCTTATGTCATGCACAAGGTCACTTCGCTCTTGCCACCCGTGTCTTTGTCTCATAAGGCATGGTCTCATGTCGACTCACTGATGCTTGCTGACCCAACTTTCAAGACCCCGGGGAAGATAGACGTGATTCTCGGTGCCGAGTACGCTCATGAAGTCAATCTTCCACACATTTTGAAAGGCAAGGAGGACGAGCCCATCGCGCAATTGACTATATTCGGATGGATCGTCGCAGGAAAGGTTGAAGGTCAGCCTCAAAAGATAACCTCTCTACACACTCAATGCAATCTAGACGAGACTCTCAAGCGCTTTTGGGAGACTGAAAACGTTCCTCGTGAGAGGAAGAAACTTTACACTGACGAAGAGAAGCATGCTGAGGAGCATTTCTCCAAGACTCACTCACGTGACGAGACGGGACGTTATGTGGTAAGACTAGCGTTCAAAGACAAGCATGACGCTCTGGGTGACTCATCATCGGCAGCAATGGCGCGACTCTATGCTATGGAGCGACGATTTGCACGCAACCCTCAATTTCACACAGACTACAAGAAGTTTATGGATGAGTATAAAGACCTGGGTCACATGGAAGAAGTTCCTCCCGAGGAACTTATCAAGCCTGACGCCGAGAAGTACATCTTACCACATCAAGCAGTTTTGAGGCCTAGCAGCGAGACAACGAAGCTCAGAGTTGTGTTTGATGCTTCGGCATCTACCCGTCCTCGGAATCCATCTCTCAACGACATCCTTGCGGTCGGCCCAATACTACAAGATGATCTACTGTCTATACTGCTGAGATTCAGAACCTACGAAGTGGCATTTTCTGCTGACGTGGAGAAAATGTATCGGCAGATCTCAGTGGCCCCCGAGGATAGAGACTATCAGCGCATACTATGGCGCAATGACAACTCCCAGCAAGTGAAGACATTCCGTTTGTCTACTGTGACGTACGGAACCTCTAGCGCTCCATACCTAGCTACCAAGGTGCTTCAACAGATGGCGAACGATTATTCAGATGAGTTTCCGGAAGCTTCCAAGGTCATCTTGAATAGCTTCTACATGGATGACCTTCTCTGTGGTGCCTCTAACATGGAAGAGGCCCGAAAGCTTCGCCAGGACATCCAAGAGGTTCTACAGCGAGGAATGTTCTCTCTCCGGAAGTGGTCTTCCAATTCTAGTGGGCTGTTAGAGGAACTTCCACCTGACATGCAAGCATTGTCTCCTGAAGAGGTCAAAGGACAATCGAAGACAATCACCGCCCTAGGGCTAAGATGGTCTCCAGGATCTGATGAGTTCTCTCTCATCATTGAGACTCTATCCAAGGTCACCACCAAGAGGGAATTTTGCGCAGCCACGGCAAAGATTTTCGACCCATTAGGCTTTATTTCACCGGTGACAGTGAAACTGAAGTCCATGTTCCAGTCGCTATGGCTCACAGGAATCGGATGGGATGATCCAATCCCGCAGGATTTGTCTGATGAGTATCAGAAGATGCTTTTCCAGTTTGGTTGTCTGAAGGATGTGAGCATCAACCGATGCCTACCCTCCACTGATGGTGTCATCGAGCTCCATGGATTCTCGGATGCTTCCGAGAAGGCCTATGGTAGTGTCATTTACGCGAGGGGTCAAGACGCTCATGGGAATATTATGACAAGCATTCTCATCGCAAAATCTCGAGTGGCTCCCGTGAAATGTGTCTCAATTCCACGTTTAGAATTGAACGGCTGTCTTCTTCTAGCGGAACTCATGGAAAAGGTGAAGGCAGCAATTCCCAACAAAGATGTCAAGATGTATGCGTGGACTGATTTCATGGTAGCTCTCCAGTGGATCCAGGACACGCCACGGAAGTGGAATACATACGTGGCTAATCGTGCAGCTCTAATCCAGGAGATTACACCACCAAGTATCTGGCGCCACGTACCCACTTCAGACAACCCCGCGGATTGCGTATCCCGGGGAATCTCACCCGAAGAACTCATGGCTCATCAACTTTGGTGGCACGGACCTCAGTGGCTTCTGAGGGAAGAGGAAAACTGGCCAGCTAATCCAGTGAAGAAGTGTATCACGAATGAGGAAAAATCATCTAAAGTGAAAGTGTTTGTGACCCAAGAAGAAAATGACACAAGTGTTATTGGTCAGCTGATTGCCAAAAACTCTAATTACTTAACCACGATTCGCGAGTTTTCTTATGTGCTTAGGTttattcacaattgttttgcaAAAGAGAATGACAGATTGAcgggatttctctcagtgagtgaACAAAATCAGGCTCTGAATCGTATTTGGGCTCATATCCAACAAAAGTGTTTTCCTGAAGAATACAAGTGCTGTGTCAGTGGAAAAAGTGTACCAAAGTCGAGCAAACTGCGAAAGCTAGTACCCTTCTTGGATGACAACGGGGTTATGAGGGTCAAAGGGCGTCTACAGAATGCAGATGTGACAGATGAAGCGCGCCATCCAATCATTCTACCCTCTCATCACAAGTTTGTCCAGGATTTAGTGAGATTCACGCACGAGATGTATCTTCATACAGGTGCAACTCATACCCAGTGTATTCTTCGTGCGAAGTATTGGATCATTGGGATGCGATCTCTCGTCAAGGGAATCGTCAGGAAGTGCGTGAGGTGTGCAAGAATCCGACCAAAATTGGAAACCCCCTTCATGGGAGATTTACCAGCAGTCCGGGTGCAGCAAAATAGACCATTTTACAACACCGGCTGCGACTTTGCGGGTCCATTCCAGTTTCGATCGTCTTATCTCCGAAAGTCAGTGATAACAAAAGGCTACCTGTGCATCTTTATCTGCATGGTCACAAAATCAGTACACCTAGAGGCTGTCACGGATTTGAGTACTGAGAAATTCATCGCCAGTCTTAGACGTTTCACCGCCCGCCGTGGCCAATGTGGCACTCTCTATTGTGACAATGCCACAAATTTCGTGGGAGCGACAGGAGCCAGCCGAGACGAGAGAATCAGGGGAATTCGAGATCATAACCACAAAGTAGTCAAGTTCATGTCGTCCCTTGGGACTCAATTTCACTACATCCCCGCTTATTCCCCCACCTTCGGAGGATTATGGGAGCGTGGTGTTGGCAGTGTCAAGAGCCACATCAAGAAGGTCATCGGAGACACTCCACTGACGTATGAGGAATTCTCAACTGTGCTCGCACAGATTGAGGCATGTATCAACTCCCGGCCTCTGTGTGCCATGTCCTCAGAAGTTGATGATCTTCAGCCCCTCACGCCAGCGCATTTTCTAGTGGGTCATCCGCTAACCTTGCCACCTGGGCCTGAACTCATGGACATGAACCCGAACAGACTATCACGATGGAATCTCCTTCAGAGATTTGTCCAACACTTCTGGCGTCGTTGGCACCAGGAGTACATCACGACACTACAGAATCGACCAAAGTGGTGCACTAGCACGAAGAATCTTGAGATTGGAGATCTGGTGTTGGTGCGTGAACCGAACATGAGACTTTCATCATGGAAGATGGCACGGATCATAGCAACTCATCCAGGAAGGGACAATGTTGTGCGAGTCGTGACCATCAAGACGCAGGAAGGAATGCAGAAGAGGGCTGTGAACACCCTAGCCAAACTTCCAGTGGATTCTTCTGTTGAGGATTCCCTCAACCCGGGGAATATGTGA